The Rhineura floridana isolate rRhiFlo1 chromosome 14, rRhiFlo1.hap2, whole genome shotgun sequence genomic sequence AATTAGggctttagagatgttttgtgctACTTGGATCGCAGCCTTAATATGGGTAGTCCAAGAGAGTGTAGAGGTGAATATAATCCCTAGGTATTTGTATTCGTGGACCTGAACAAacaattttccttttattttccaCTGCTGTAGTgccctttttttagaaaaagccattatttttgattttgtatagTTAATGGTGAGAGAATTTTGTTCGCAATAGATTATGAAAATTCGAAGAAGGCGTTTGAGGCCTACTTCGGAAAAAGACATTAGGACCATGTCATCTGCGTATAATAACAGAGGGCAGCTCATTCCTGCAATGTTAGGGGAGTGCAAATTTTCGTTGTAACATTTGATGTTTAGGTCGTTAAGAAAAAGATTAAACAGGTCTGgagccagagcacagccttgaCGTACACCAACATTTGCGACGATAGATCTAGTTAAATTTCCGTCTGGCCCATATCTCACTCTTATCGACGTACATTTGTAGAGTTGGCTGATCAAAAATAGCAACCTCTTATCAATTGAGGTCTTAGATAATTTTGCCCACAATAGATCTCTTGGGACTGAGTCAAATGCTGTTTTGAGGTCTATGAAAGCTACAAATAGGCCTCTATTTGTTCCACTCATATATTTTTCAGCCAAGTATCTTAGTACTAAACAATGCTCAATGGTGGATCTATTCTTACGAAAACCTGCTTGTTCATTGCCCAGTATATTTTCCTCCTCTAACCAGTATTGGAGTCTAGCGTTTAAAAGACTCACATATATCTTACCCACCACTGAGAGGAGGCTGATGGGCCTATAGTTTGCAGGATCCCCTCTATCTCCTTTCTTATATATGGGGATAATCACCGCCTCAAGCCAAGATGAGGGGATTATCCCGGTCAGATTTATCTGGGTGAATAGAGAGGCAAGTAGTGGGGCCCACCATTGGATGTTACTTTTTAGCATTTCAGGAAGAATCACATCAATGCCTGGGGCCTTTccatttttcagatttttaatcagTATAGCTACCTCTTCCTGCTCTATCGGGGGCCAATCTGGTAGGGTATATGGACTTGGGCTAAATAAATTCCATCTTGGCTTATCTTCGTATTTTGAAAATTGCAGTGAAAAGTAGCGCTCCCAAATTTCAGGTGGAATAGTACATTGCGAGGGGGCATTGGAACCTAGAGCATTTGTAACTAGGGCCCAAAAAAGCTTTGTGTTATTATTTAGGGAAGCATTTATTAAAGACTTCCAGCTTTCCTGTTGAGCCTGTCTTTTTTTGCGAACTATTAAATCTTTATAATTCTTCTTTACCACAAAATATTCTGATGGAAGGGTTTTTGCCTTTGATTCCCTATAAGTGTGATATATTCTTCTTAGCGGCTGTTTAGTGTCCTTACATTCTTTGTGGAACCATCTGGGGTAATTCGAATTATCTAGGTGGCGGGGACGTTTTGGCACACCCAGGGTTTTTACTAGAGCAAGAATTAATAATGAGTAATCTGACAGGGACTTTGAAGTTCTATTTGATGTTATTATCCTATTTCTAATAGTTAGGGCCTTTTGGGAGATTAAAAAGTTATTCAGCTTGGAGATGGTATGAGCGGTCCACTGTGGTCTTTTGGTATAAATTACAGGTCTTGAATTATTACTTGGTGGTTTTTTAAGATTAATACTTTCCCTAGATAGCGACAGATTGAGTAATAGGGGTAGGTGATCACTTTCCAACCTATCACCAATTGTAAAATTGGTAATAAGTGAGAATAAAAAAGGGGAAATCAGCACATAATCGATCGCACTGCTTCCTTGTCCCGAAATAAAAGTAAACTCTGCGGTCGGATCAATTGCTTCGTGCCCATTGacaattaccgtatattccggcgtataagacgactttttaacccaggaaaatcttctcaaaagtcgggggtcgtcttatacgccgggtgtcgtcttatagggcgggtgctgaaacTTCCGAGCCTTTTGTATAGTATGGACAGTCTTTGTCAAACAGTTttggtatagtatcaacagcttcAAGCAGCTGCAGTATTCAAATAGTcgcaagaggcagcagcagtagcagagagAAAGCTATGTAAATCACGCTGTGGGGCTGCCAGAAAGCCTTGGCTCTGCAAACTACAGCCCGTGTAATTGAGACCCCGCTTTTTGGCACTGTAACTGACTAGACAGAAAGAGACAAATAAAATGGcggccgcaaaaaacagcgggaaaattggccaatcagagaagcttggggtgataaagaagcaatggcggtcataGGAACGCACCAGCAAGCACAAGACAGTCTCAAACCAAAACTCTGGGGCCGCTGGGCTGCGAGAGCATGATTGGGCTCAGCAAACGAGGGAAAGAATGAGCCGCAGCTGCGGGCTCTAAAGGCAGTTGCGGTAGGCTTAAGATGCCGCAGACGAGCCGGGGGAGGCGGAGCAACCCTCCCAGATAGGGGCTCTGACAcagagccgcagctgcaggctctgGAGCTGCCATGAAAAAGGTAAAGTGGCAGCAATACTGAGAGCAGCAGCCGCAAGCTCTCAGTTAATTCTAGGTGGCTTGCTGAGggggggagaaccgcagccgcggtttccggtaacgtcactgagcttcaggaggcaaaggaagcCGTATGTACAGGCTCCTTATGTAAGTAAGCCGAAGAAGTCAGGAAAAAATGCCGCGGAGTGGGCCAGGAAGCCGCGATCGCAAGCTCCTGATTAGAGCTGCTTCAGCCGCCAGAGAacaaaaggagccgcagccgcagcctccCTGAAAGCCGTAGGCAATTTactgggggaaaaaatgaaaggagctgcagccgcggtctccctgaGAGCCGTTagggaatttccttccttttagctttagagtgaattaggaaaagtttaatccacttgcactgttttatgtttacatgtttgatgacaaacagccttatgtttataagtgacagttttcctgctaagtacctgcatgtcataagcaggggtagtcttatacggtgagtatatcccaaactctatattttaactggaaaagttgggggtcgtcttatacgcccagtcgtcttatacgccggaatatacggtattagATTTAGCCGAGACACTAGTTGGATCAAACATGTAGCAGCAAAATTAATCTTATCATCTTTGGACTTTCTTGTATAACTTGGAATTAAATGTTTCGTGTTTGTTTCACCCCATAATGGGGATGAAGCCAGAGTGACATTATCCGGGCCCAATCTAGCGTTTAGATCCCCAGTGATTATAACTTGAGCTTTTGGGTATTTTTGTTCTAATGTTACTATGTAAGTTTCCAAATGTTGCCAAAGTAATATTATGTTGTCCTTAAGAGTAAACGGGGGGATATACACATTGATTATTAAGATGAGGCAGTGTTTTAATCTTAGGAGAGCCGCAATTGCAATGTTCTCACATGGGTCAAGTTTCTCAATTTTTGCGTCTAATGAATTGGATATTAGGATTGCTATACCAGCCCTGGGTCTACCTCTACTTGCCACCTGTTTGGCAAATAGTTCAATGGTTACAAAGTCACGAAGGGCAATATTGTTTGTAGACAAGGTTTCTTGCAAGCATATCACTTCAAAGGCTCTTAGAAATTCTACACACCCTGGGCAATTGAATTTTGAGGCCCAGCTGGCAACATTCCAagaaattattttaaactgagttagaTTTGGGATTACACTTCCACACAAAGAGTCACAGTTCACTGGGGGTTCACCGTTTAAATATCTGGAGAAAAAATCTGCTATTTCCTCAGATGGTTCCCGAGTTGAATTCAAAGATTCGGATAGTATCCGGGGTTGTCAGATATTATCAGGAACCTCGTGAATTATTACGTCACAAGATGTGCTAGGCCTAGAGACATCTGAAATAAAAGGAGACAATACAACAGTTGAGGTTTTTGTAGGGGATATTTGGATGTTAGAAGAAGAACCTAATTCAAAATCCTCTAGATGTCTAGAACCAGTCCTTTTGGCCCTGAGGttatttaacaaattttgaagttTGTTGATAACCTCACTTTGTTCGCAGTCTGTAAATGTGTGGAAGCTTGTTAGTAATTCCTCCTCTCCTTCACATGCAAAATCAAACAAAGCTTCTTGATTCAACATAGAATTTACCGGGGAAGGGAGAGCTTGCATCTGTGCTAGGGAGGAGGCTGGGAGCGGGGAAGGGCTTAACTCGTCTACCGTAACAAGATCAGAAAGGGTTGCGTTTAAAGTTACCGAGTTTTGTTTTTCTAAAGAAAAAGAGATTAAATTGTTTACCGGAATGGTTTGACTAGTTGGTGGTGAAGAAGGAATCGAATTTTGGAGGCTGGTAAAAGGAGTTCTGTCCAGAGATAACACCAGGCCTCCAGAGTTTGATGTTTCTTCTGTTCAGGGACGGCTTCCCTTTTAAAGATGAAGGATTAGGTTTTGTTTGTAAAGCTGTCATGGTAAGCAAGGGAGTAGGTTTTGCCTGGTTTGTGAAATGCCTCTGGACCAATATACCATGTCTGCTAAGGAAGGATTTATTGGCAATTAACCAAGCAGTTGTTGCAGGCGTCTTGAAGGTAAATAGAACAGACGTATTTAATGAGGTGTTATAAAGCTGTTCAACCTTCAGAATGTCGTCAGGCCTAGCGACTTAGCGACTGGAGAGCAGAGCAAATTCTTTGCTTTCTAATGGCAGCTTTTTCTTTAAATCTGTAAAAGGGAAGGTTCAGTAGCGCAAGTTTGTTCGGGTTGTAATTAAGATGCCATTTTCCATTTGTAGCTTTTCTATGTGGATTACTGTTGTTATTGGAGACTTCTTCACTGTTTTCATATCTTCATTCCTCTAATAACAAATCAGGTTATTATCCGTTATGCAACATTTCTAAAGGAATGCCATCCCAACTTCCTTTTATATtcttgtgtgccaccccaatctctggagaGAGATCTCCAGGGTCCCTGAGCTTACCCAGGTTTTAATTTCCTTGGAAaggccagtggagactgtggtgtctttatgaaatacggtgtatttatttatacacattccaacctgagtataacatggaggggttcaaagcataaGCAGTCCAATATTTTGCTTTTCTATCAGGCTTACCAGAGGCATCCTAAGGTCATGGTGCAGGGAGTCCGCCTCTCTGCccgtctccagttcccagccttttctccaactcaaactaaaaacacaagcaacTCCTGGACCCCAGGAGGGAGGGGgctgtcctgaagagtttcagtaactaTAGGATccccctggcccagttaatgggcacttgacactcagacccattagctcacctggccactctattaaacAACAAAGGGAACTtaactgaccagcagagcaggtttcttggctgcagagcccacctccaggtacagggttccaaatcagaggctggaaggggactcatagaaatcatctatctcaacctgATACCCATAACACTAaccccttccctgacaaaggtctgtcccagacctacaaacaaacaacagaaaaacaGTCCTTTCTGGTTATTATACATTAAGCAACGTTTCTAAATGAAGCCCTTCCTCTGTCCATATACAGTAGAAAACATGTACCTTCCAAggtactgtagctcagtggtagagagaaaaagggcctgagtgcaatccccggcatttccatGAAGGGGTCGGAAAGaaagaccctgtctgaaatcctggagagctgctgccactcactgACTGCCCATCTCCAAAGTGTCAAATGCCTGTGCATAGGACATGTCCCAAAAAGTGTGCCCCAGCCCTTTCATCAGGGAGACCAGGGGGTtggaacctgcggccctcaagatgttgctgtgcaaaaaaccaccagtctggaggagccctttagAGGCTTACATAGAGTGGGTGAAAATCCTCAGAACTGGGCACTTGACATTCCTAATTCAGAGCGATAGGCACCATGAACGGTAGGTACAACAAAGGTTGATTTTGGGTGAGGGATATTAAAAAAACTACCAAGAAGAGATAAAAAACACAGAATCATAAGCCCAGGAGACACTCACCTCACTGCAACCTAGCTGACACAGTAGAAAAAAATCCCTGGAAAGGGGAGGAGCGGGGCTTGGTTATTAGCAATGAACGCTGCTGACATTACTGACTTTTCCTCCAACACATCTCTTAAGATCTGGACATAAGTAAATACATATGGGTGAgggaaatggtctgactcaggacaatggtctgactcaggacacGGCAGCTTCATAAGTTTACGTCTGCACAAACCCACCAGACTGTAGCGGTCTCTGGAAGGTggcgcacccttcctcccagcagaagcccatggcggcaaacaaaagcacttaaaagacttttaaacatcataaaaacagactttaaaatacattaaaacaaaacaactttaaaaacattttaaaaaaagttttcaaaacatctttaatttttttttttaaaaaaaacatattaaacagcaaggtgtcaacttaacaggcttgttgaaagaggaaggtcttcaataggcgcccaaaagataacagagatggcgcatgTTTCTAGTACTCACACCCACCGCTCCACACaaagcacttgaaaattgctaagaggCCACTTTACAATTTTTCTGCccgttgtaacaattgtaatgtactgtacAATTAAAATACGATTCAGATCAACTTGAATATTTAATGCCAGGGATGTGCTggctcctgtcttcaaccacaaacctCTGCAGATATGGTGCGATCCACCCGAATGAAGCTCGAGGGACACCGTTTGGGAACCCCCGCCCTAACGTGTACGTGCACGGGTCTACAACCTCAATGACGGGCCTGCGAAGAAAACGGAGTTGTCGCGAACCCATCCTGCCATTTCAGCTGACCGCCACCAGGGGGAGTGAGAAGGATGGCTACTGCTCGGGCTTCTCTGTCTCCTGCAGGCCCTTTAAGAAGCAAACCAGGAAGCGAGAGACAGAGAAAGGTTCTCGCCGCCTTCGCCTCTTGCATGGTCCCAGAGAGGGGAAGTTTCGGTTTGCAAGCCTTGCGGTGCATGGGGTGGCCGGCGGGATGGCCGGGGCCGGCTGGGCACCCCCGCAGCTGGAAGATTTCATCCTGACCGAGAGGCTGGGCAGTGGCACTTACGCCACTGTCTTCAAAGCCTACAGGAAGGTTAgtaagcagggaggaggaggaggaggttgggATGGTCCTAGCGGCCTTGACAGTCAGGGGGAGGCTGGTGATCGGAGAACAGAGACTGGTGGGTAGAATGAGGTCGATCGTGGGACTCTCGCTTAGAGGGGCTTTGAAAGGAGGGTTGGGATAAACGCCTGAGTGACAAGGAATTAGTGTATTTAATGCCTATGTAGAATCAAGAGGCATTGATTGCAatgtggaacctccatgttcagtagAAGTATACCTTGTATAGGTTGTTTTTTTCATTGttattaatgttgtattttaaacttgtaacctgccctgggacctttgggggaaggatgggttataaatgttaatagtaataataataataatacctgtgAATGCCTGTTGCTTGTCTGTTGATGGCTGTTGGCTACTGCGATGGCTCAATGGAGCTTCTGCGTTCAAAgacagtgtacctctgaataacCATTGCTGGGAGAGGGTGGCTGTTGACTTCATGCTCTACCTTTGGCCTTTCCTGCAGGTGTCTTGACtgaccactgttggaggcagagtgCTGGCTTGGACATATTCTctgtctcatccagcagggctctgcttgcGTTAAGCAGGTGCCTGCTGGATGCTGAGGTTCTTGCAACAAATGCTGGACTAGGGAGACCTTTGCTCTGAGCTTGCCAGCAATGCAATTTTGCGTTCTGGAGCAAGAGTGCACTGCAGTCTCATAActgtataagaagagccctgctggatcatgccaggggcccatctaattcagcctcttgttctcacagtggccaatcagatgcccatgggaagcccataagcaggacctgaacgcaagagcactctcccttcctgaggttcCTAGCAGCTGGTATACAGAGCCaaactgcctccgactatggaggcagagcatagccatcagggttagtagccactgatagactcTTTTATAGCCAACAAGAACATGGTAAGACTCAGGTTCACTTAACACAGATTAAGTCT encodes the following:
- the ULK3 gene encoding serine/threonine-protein kinase ULK3, with the protein product MTGLRRKRSCREPILPFQLTATRGSEKDGYCSGFSVSCRPFKKQTRKRETEKGSRRLRLLHGPREGKFRFASLAVHGVAGGMAGAGWAPPQLEDFILTERLGSGTYATVFKAYRKKNVREVVAIKCVSKKTLNKASVENLLTEIKILKTIHHPHIVELKYFQWDKDYIYLIMEFCAGGDLSRFIHARRILPEKVARIFLQQLGEE